The Arachis hypogaea cultivar Tifrunner chromosome 16, arahy.Tifrunner.gnm2.J5K5, whole genome shotgun sequence genome contains a region encoding:
- the LOC112697713 gene encoding uncharacterized protein isoform X2, with translation MKDETGDGENDKLQDIKLWGVFLFGLIGATASRIALSRSQSSWKGGSGSSFRSAFQEEAWKRYNKRLREEYEEEMERVERIKHMQSVFSRERNKYKRSYEQWRENGPGAYHQHFQRDDWYWKADASFRDQRTNYRDIPRESAYYSLSHHYSVLGLDRFRTTPYTDAEIKVAFRMKAKQYHPDQNQDNREAAEAKFKEVMCSYEAIQKERKNQNL, from the exons ATGAAGGACGAAACAGGTGATGGAGAGAACGATAAATTGCAGGATATTAAGCTTTGGGGAGTTTTTCTCTTCGGTTTGATTGGCGCCACCGCTTCAAGAATCGCA CTGTCCCGGTCGCAATCATCGTGGAAAGGAGGGAGTGGCAGTTCTTTCCGATCAGCATTTCAAGAGGAAGCATGGAAGAGGTACAACAAACGGTTGCGAGAGGAGTAcgaggaggagatggagagggtg GAACGAATAAAGCATATGCAGAGTGTGTTTAGCAGAGAAAGAAATAAGTATAAAAGAAGCTATGAGCAGTGGAGGGAAAATGGTCCTGGTGCATATCATCAACATTTCCAGAGAGATGATTGGTATTGGAAGGCCGACGCATCCTTCAGAGACCAGAGGACTAATTATCGAGATATTCCGAGGGAGAGTGCATATTATTCATTATCACATCACTACTCAGTTCTGGGTCTTGACAGGTTTAGAACAACACCATATACAGATGCCGAGATCAAG GTAGCATTTAGGATGAAGGCGAAGCAGTATCACCCTGATCAAAACCAGGATAATAGAG AAGCTGCTGAGGCTAAGTTCAAAGAAGTAATGTGTTCATATGAAGCCAttcaaaaagaaaggaagaaccaGAATCTGTAA
- the LOC112697713 gene encoding uncharacterized protein isoform X1, giving the protein MKDETGDGENDKLQDIKLWGVFLFGLIGATASRIAIFAQIIVKLIFHAVLLNSLQLSRSQSSWKGGSGSSFRSAFQEEAWKRYNKRLREEYEEEMERVERIKHMQSVFSRERNKYKRSYEQWRENGPGAYHQHFQRDDWYWKADASFRDQRTNYRDIPRESAYYSLSHHYSVLGLDRFRTTPYTDAEIKVAFRMKAKQYHPDQNQDNREAAEAKFKEVMCSYEAIQKERKNQNL; this is encoded by the exons ATGAAGGACGAAACAGGTGATGGAGAGAACGATAAATTGCAGGATATTAAGCTTTGGGGAGTTTTTCTCTTCGGTTTGATTGGCGCCACCGCTTCAAGAATCGCA ATATTTGCACAAATCATAGTGAAATTGATCTTCCATGCTGTACTCTTGAACTCTTTGCAGCTGTCCCGGTCGCAATCATCGTGGAAAGGAGGGAGTGGCAGTTCTTTCCGATCAGCATTTCAAGAGGAAGCATGGAAGAGGTACAACAAACGGTTGCGAGAGGAGTAcgaggaggagatggagagggtg GAACGAATAAAGCATATGCAGAGTGTGTTTAGCAGAGAAAGAAATAAGTATAAAAGAAGCTATGAGCAGTGGAGGGAAAATGGTCCTGGTGCATATCATCAACATTTCCAGAGAGATGATTGGTATTGGAAGGCCGACGCATCCTTCAGAGACCAGAGGACTAATTATCGAGATATTCCGAGGGAGAGTGCATATTATTCATTATCACATCACTACTCAGTTCTGGGTCTTGACAGGTTTAGAACAACACCATATACAGATGCCGAGATCAAG GTAGCATTTAGGATGAAGGCGAAGCAGTATCACCCTGATCAAAACCAGGATAATAGAG AAGCTGCTGAGGCTAAGTTCAAAGAAGTAATGTGTTCATATGAAGCCAttcaaaaagaaaggaagaaccaGAATCTGTAA
- the LOC112697714 gene encoding squalene monooxygenase SE1, with protein MADPYVLGWILVSVLSVFALYSLVFAGGNRRRRASQENDAQRTGNVKTSVRECGSKNLDGNDADVIVVGAGVAGAALAYTLGKDGRRVLVVERDLSEPDRIVGELLQPGGYLKLIELGLEDCVEEIDAQRVFGYALFKDGKNTCLSYPLEKFQSDIAGRSFHNGRFIQRMREKAATLPNVRLLQGSVTSLIEEKGTIKGVQYKTKDGQELKVHAPLTVVCDGGFSNLRRCLCNPKVDIPSHFVGLILENCQLPYENHGHVILGDPSPILFYRISSTEVRCLVDVPGQKVPSIANGEMEKYLKTMVAPQIPAELHDAFLAAVEKGNIRSISNRSMPADPLPTPGAILMGDAFNMRHPLTGGGMTVALSDIVVLRNLLRPLSDLNDAPTLCKYLESFYTLRKPVASTINTLAGALYKVFSASPDQARKEMRQACFDYLSLGGLCSQGPISLLSGLNPRPLSLVAHFFAVAVYGVGRLIFPFPSPKKIWIGARLISSASGIIFPIIKAEGVRQMFFPATVPAYYRAPPAAR; from the exons ATGGCGGATCCGTATGTCCTAGGCTGGATCCTTGTCTCTGTTCTCAGCGTCTTCGCGCTCTACAGCTTAGTTTTCGCCGGAGGAAACCGCCGCCGTCGTGCTTCGCAGGAGAACGATGCTCAGCGTACGGGGAACGTGAAAACTTCCGTCAGAGAATGTGGATCCAAGAACCTCGATGGCAACGATGCTGACGTTATCGTCGTCGGAGCTGGCGTTGCTGGCGCGGCTCTTGCTTACACACTCGGCAAg GATGGACGGCGAGTACTTGTAGTTGAAAGAGATTTGAGTGAGCCTGACAGAATTGTTGGAGAGTTGCTACAACCTGGCGGCTATCTCAAATTGATTGAGCTGGGACTTGAAG ATTGTGTGGAGGAAATCGATGCTCAGAGAGTGTTTGGTTATGCACTTTTCAAGGACGGAAAAAATACATGCCTCTCTTATCCCTTGGAAAAGTTTCAGTCAGATATCGCTGGTAGAAGCTTTCACAATGGCCGTTTTATTCAGAGGATGCGCGAAAAGGCTGCCACACTGCCCAA TGTCCGGTTGCTGCAAGGGTCAGTCACTTCCTTGATTGAAGAAAAGGGGACAATTAAAGGTGTTCAGTACAAGACCAAAGATGGTCAGGAGCTGAAAGTACATGCACCTCTTACTGTTGTTTGTGATGGCGGCTTCTCAAACTTGCGCCGTTGTCTTTGTAATCCTAAG GTTGATATTCCCTCTCACTTCGTTGGCTTAATTCTGGAGAATTGCCAACTTCCATATGAAAATCATGGTCACGTCATACTCGGAGACCCTTCCCCAATTCTGTTCTATCGCATAAGTAGTACAGAGGTTCGTTGTTTGGTTGATGTACCTGGGCAGAAAGTTCCTTCTATCGCAAATGGTGAAATGGAGAAGTATTTGAAGACAATGGTGGCTCCACAG ATCCCCGCTGAGCTCCATGATGCCTTTTTAGCTGCAGTTGAGAAAGGCAACATAAGGTCAATATCGAATAGAAGCATGCCAGCAGACCCCCTTCCTACCCCTGGAGCCATTTTGATGGGAGATGCCTTCAACATGAGGCATCCTCTAACAGGGGGTGGAATGACCGTGGCATTGTCAGACATTGTGGTGCTGAGAAATCTTCTCAGGCCCCTGAGTGACCTGAATGACGCACCCACACTCTGCAAATACCTTGAATCCTTTTACACCTTGAGAAAG CCTGTGGCATCAACCATAAATACATTAGCAGGTGCCTTGTACAAGGTCTTCTCTGCATCTCCAGATCAAGCAAGGAAGGAAATGCGCCAAGCTTGCTTTGATTATCTGAGCCTTGGAGGCCTATGTTCCCAGGGACCAATCTCATTACTCTCAGGACTAAACCCTCGTCCTTTGAGCTTGGTGGCTCATTTCTTTGCTGTTGCAGTGTATGGTGTTGGCCGCTTAATATTTCCCTTTCCCTCGCCCAAGAAGATATGGATTGGAGCTCGGTTAATCTCT AGTGCATCTGGAATCATCTTTCCTATAATTAAGGCAGAAGGAGTTCGCCAAATGTTCTTCCCTGCAACTGTTCCAGCTTATTACAGAGCTCCTCCTGCTGCAAGATAG
- the LOC112697715 gene encoding uncharacterized protein, giving the protein MDFGCSDASIWKEALSAYPSRIESLSLTKNKPNLLSLDQFYTKHLPSLLQQRNPNPFLTTTELSDLMRWKLTRGKWRPRLLEFVEALDDVVVRNVSEKAFRSLPDLKKAVSEICVLKGVGPATASAVLAAYAPQVAPFMSDEAMEAALGNSKDYTLKQYLIFADKLQNKAKELSSEGDTFTPSDVERALWSYAIGKSASPQLIEDQKTNPKRNSKRKRKN; this is encoded by the exons ATGGATTTCGGTTGCTCCGACGCAAGCATATGGAAGGAAGCGCTGTCTGCATATCCATCTCGAATCGAATCTCTTTCCCTCACAAAGAACAAACCTAACTTGCTCTCTCTCGATCAATTCTACACCAAACACCTCCCTTCTCTCCTTCAACAACGCAACCCTAACCCTTTCCTCACAACCACCGAGCTCTCCGATCTCATGCGCTGGAAGCTCACGCGCGGTAAATGGAG GCCGCGGTTGCTGGAGTTTGTTGAGGCACTTGACGACGTCGTTGTGAGGAACGTTTCTGAGAAGGCGTTTCGGAGTCTTCCTGATTTGAAGAAAGCCGTTTCTGAGATCTGCGTTTTGAAAGGAGTTGGTCCTGCTACTGCTTCTGCGGTTTTGGCTGCTTATGCTCCTCAGGTAGCACCATTCATGTCTGATGAG GCTATGGAGGCAGCTCTTGGAAACTCAAAGGATTATACACTGAAGCAGTATCTAATATTTGCAGATAAATTGCAGAACAAAGCAAAG GAACTAAGTTCAGAAGGGGATACCTTCACCCCATCAGATGTAGAAAGGGCTTTGTGGAGTTACGCTATAGGGAAGTCAGCatcaccccaattgattgagGATCAAAAGACCAATCCAAAAAGGAACTctaaaagaaagaggaaaaattGA